The following coding sequences lie in one Fusarium poae strain DAOMC 252244 chromosome 1, whole genome shotgun sequence genomic window:
- a CDS encoding DNA-directed RNA polymerase II subunit RPB1 (BUSCO:569at5125), producing MANLYFTHSSAPLKTVEEIQFGLMSPEEIKNMSVCHIVYPETMDENKTKPRDGGLNDLLLGSIDRSFRCKTCTQAMGECPGHFGHIELAKPVYHPGFIKKVKKILEIVCHNCSKVLADTRDPEFVAAINTRDPKVRFHRVWEVCKKRKRCENDEPKQKDDEYAATLKTGPMEGHGGCGNVQPAVRQVPLQLKAAFEVVVEEDGHKTKKKETTPITPETAHSILKRITEEDLVNMGLNSDYARPEWMVLTVLPVPPPPVRPSISMDGTGTGMRNEDDLTYKLGDIIRANGNVKQAIREGSPQHIARDFEELLQYHVATYMDNDIAGQPRALQKSGRPVKAIRARLKGKEGRLRGNLMGKRVDFSARTVITGDANLSLHEVGVPRSIARTLTYPETVTPYNIEKLHQLVENGPNEHPGAQYVVRPDGSRIDLRHHRRAGAISLEYGWKVERHLMTGDYIIFNRQPSLHKESMMGHRVRVMPYSTFRLNLSVTSPYNADFDGDEMNLHVPQSEETRAEVKELCLVPLNIVSPQKNGPLMGIVQDSLAGAYKLCRRDVFLTKEQIMNCMLWVPNWDGVIPQPAIYKPRPRWTGKQLISMVIPKEVSLFNGTDSGESAPLKDEGLLIQAGQLMYGLLTKKSVGASAGGIVHISYNELGPEGAMAFLNGVQQVVTYWLLQNGHSIGIGDTIPDAATIAKVQVHIDEEKAEVARLTAMATANELEALPGMNVRATFENKVSMALNQARDKAGTTTQKSLKDSNNAVTMASSGSKGSSINISQMTALVGQQIVEGKRIPFGFKYRTLPHFTKDDYSPEARGFVENSYLRGLTPSEFFFHAMAGREGLIDTAVKTAETGYIQRRLVKALEDLSARYDGTVRNSLGDIVQFLYGEDGLDAMIIEKQKLGILNMSNTAFEKKYRLDLANPPEWFKHDYEFGNELTGDRPSMALLDEEWERLVHDRTRIRDINRSKGNEEMMQLPLNITRIIESAKRVFNVKANDRSNLRPSDVIPAVQNMLDNMKIVRGTDPISVEADANASILFKGLLRSRLAFKEVVKEHRLNRLAFDHILGELQNRWDRAFVNPGEMVGVLAAQSIGEPATQMTLNTFHFAGVSSKNVTLGVPRLKEILNLAKNIKTPSMAVYLNTPLAKQEQAKKLRSMVEYTNLRSVTSVTEIYYDPNITETNIPEDLDMVESYYMIPDESVDPTANQSRWLLRITLDRQKLLDKEIKIDDVAQRIKEEYPTDLAVIFSDNNADEQVIRIRTIHTGDKDDDGDGGRMEDDVMLKRLEAHLLDTLTLRGVPGIERAFLTKGTRLTEDVDGALLAIKDDPRCTQWYLDTSGTALREVLAVNGVDATRTYTNDLYQIVEVFGIEAARSALAKELTNVLAFDGSYVNHRHIALLVDVMTYRGIISAVTRHGINRADTGALMRCSFEETVEILLEAAATGELDDCRGISENVMLGQMAPMGTGNFDVLLDPKMLETVISDNSRMGLMAGMPTKSGDIEGAATPYDTGSPMADSGYLSMSSPAAGNFSPIQGAGSDTPAGFDTVYGGGSVGFGGTAPMSPYNRGAASPFSSTSPTSPFSYSPTSPNMGYSPTSPLIDGGGIGRYGPTSPSFSPSSPSFSPTSPMLRPTSPASPSYSPTSPSYSPTSPSSPRHYSPTSPAQFNSPTSPSYSPASPNYSPTSPNVHGAGPTSPSYSPASPSWSPTSPEAYSPTSPTFQRSPTTQQSPTSPSYSPTSPAFSPRTPGPGTSGNQYSPNSPSND from the exons ATGGCCAACCTTTACTTCACCCACTCGAGCGCTCCGCTCAAGACAGTGGAGGAGATTCAATTCGGTTTGATGTCCCCTGAGGAGATCAAGAACATGAGTGTCTGCCACATCGTTTATCCAGAGACAATGGACGAGAACAAGACCAAGCCTCGCGATGGTGGTCTCAACGACCTGCTTCTAGGTTCGATCGACAGATCGTTCCGATGCAAGACCTGCACACAAGCCATGGGCGAGTGTCCCGGCCACTTTGGTCACATTGAGCTGGCCAAGCCTGTCTACCATCCTGGATTTATCAAGAAAGTCAAAAAGATTCTGGAGATTGTTTGCCACAACTGTAGCAAAGTGCTAGCCGATACT AGAGATCCCGAGTTCGTTGCAGCTATCAACACTCGAGATCCTAAAGTCCGATTCCATCGAGTTTGGGAAGTTTgcaagaagaggaagcgaTGTGAAAACGACGAGCCGAAACAAAAAGACGACGAATACGCCGCGACGCTCAAGACTGGTCCCATGGAAGGCCACGGTGGCTGTGGTAATGTTCAGCCCGCTGTTCGGCAAGTTCCCCTGCAACTCAAGGCCGCTTTCGAAGTTGTAGTTGAGGAAGATGGTCacaagacgaagaagaaggagacaaCACCCATCACACCCGAGACAGCTCACAGTATCTTGAAAAGGATTACCGAGGAGGATCTAGTTAACATGGGTCTCAACTCGGATTATGCTCGTCCTGAATGGATGGTTCTCACTGTCCTTCCCGTACCACCACCTCCTGTTCGTCCCAGTATTTCTATGGACGGCACTGGCACTGGTATGCGCAACGAAGATGATTTGACCTACAAGCTGGGTGATATCATTCGCGCCAACGGAAATGTGAAGCAGGCTATCCGTGAGGGATCGCCTCAGCACATTGCTCGAGATTTTGAGGAGCTACTGCAGTACCACGTTGCCACATATATGGATAACGATATTGCTGGCCAACCTCGTGCTCTGCAAAAGAGCGGTCGACCTGTCAAGGCTATTCGAGCCCGTCTAAAGGGTAAGGAAGGTCGTCTCCGAGGTAACTTGATGGGTAAGCGTGTCGATTTCTCTGCACGTACTGTCATTACTGGTGATGCCAACCTTTCTCTACACGAGGTCGGTGTGCCTCGCAGCATCGCCAGGACTCTCACTTATCCCGAGACTGTCACTCCTTACAATATTGAGAAGCTGCACCAACTGGTCGAGAATGGACCCAACGAACATCCCGGTGCCCAGTACGTTGTTCGACCAGATGGTTCTCGAATTGACTTGCGACACCACAGACGTGCTGGAGCTATCTCACTGGAGTATGGGTGGAAGGTAGAGCGTCATCTGATGACTGGTGATtacatcatcttcaaccgTCAACCGTCTTTGCACAAGGAGTCTATGATGGGTCATCGTGTCCGTGTTATGCCTTACTCCACCTTCCGTCTCAACCTGTCTGTCACTTCCCCCTATAACGCCGATTTCGACGGTGACGAGATGAACCTTCACGTCCCGCAGAGTGAAGAAACACGTGCTGAAGTTAAGGAGCTTTGTCTAGTCCCCCTCAACATCGTGTCTCCTCAGAAGAACGGTCCCCTTATGGGTATTGTCCAGGACTCTCTCGCTGGAGCATACAAGCTGTGTCGTCGAGATGTTTTCCTCACCAAGGAGCAGATCATGAACTGTATGCTCTGGGTCCCTAACTGGGATGGTGTTATTCCTCAGCCAGCTATTTACAAGCCCCGACCTCGCTGGACTGGTAAGCAGCTCATCAGCATGGTTATCCCCAAGGAGGTTAGTCTTTTCAATGGTACCGACTCCGGCGAAAGTGCCCCTCTTAAGGACGAGGGCCTTTTGATCCAGGCTGGTCAACTGATGTATGGTCTTCTTACCAAGAAGAGTGTTGGTGCCTCCGCTGGTGGTATTGTGCATATCAGCTACAATGAATTGGGACCTGAGGGTGCCATGGCTTTCCTGAACGGAGTGCAGCAAGTTGTCACTTACTGGCTTCTACAAAACGGTCACAGTATTGGTATCGGTGACACGATTCCTGATGCGGCGACAATTGCCAAGGTTCAAGTGCACATCGACGAGGAGAAGGCTGAGGTCGCCCGCTTGACGGCGATGGCTACTGCCAACGAGCTTGAGGCTCTGCCAGGTATGAACGTCCGAGCGACTTTCGAAAACAAGGTCTCTATGGCTCTCAACCAGGCCCGTGACAAGGCTGGTACCACAACACAGAAGAGTTTGAAGGATTCAAACAACGCTGTCACCATGGCGTCTTCAGGTTCCAAGGGTTCTTCTATCAACATTTCACAGATGACTGCGCTTGTCGGTCAGCAGATTGTCGAAGGAAAGCGCATTCCTTTCGGTTTCAAGTATCGTACCCTTCCTCACTTCACCAAGGATGATTACTCTCCGGAAGCTCGTGGTTTCGTTGAGAACTCTTACCTTCGTGGTCTCACTCCTAGCGAGTTTTTCTTCCACGCCATGGCTGGTCGAGAAGGTCTTATTGATACTGCGGTCAAGACTGCTGAAACTGGTTACATTCAGCGACGATTGGTCAAGGCTCTTGAGGATCTTTCTGCCCGTTACGATGGCACTGTTCGCAACTCTCTAGGCGATATTGTTCAATTCCTTTACGGCGAGGACGGTCTTGATGCTATGATCATCGAGAAGCAGAAGCTGGGAATCCTGAACATGTCCAATACCGCTTTTGAGAAGAAGTACAGGTTGGATCTTGCCAATCCTCCCGAATGGTTCAAGCATGATTACGAATTTGGTAACGAGTTGACTGGTGACAGACCTTCCATGGCCCTTCTTGATGAGGAGTGGGAGAGACTGGTGCATGATCGCACTCGAATCCGAGATATCAACAGGTCAAAGGGCAACGAGGAAATGATGCAGCTACCATTAAACATTACTCGCATCATCGAGTCAGCGAAGCGTGTTTTCAATGTGAAGGCCAACGATCGAAGTAACTTGCGACCTTCCGACGTCATCCCAGCAGTGCAGAACATGTTGGACAACATGAAGATTGTCCGTGGAACTGACCCAATCTCAGTGGAGGCTGACGCGAACGCCTCCATTCTCTTCAAGGGACTGTTGCGTTCTCGACTTGCTTTCAAGGAAGTCGTCAAGGAGCACCGACTGAACAGGCTGGCTTTCGACCATATTCTCGGAGAACTCCAGAACAGATGGGATCGTGCTTTTGTCAACCCTGGCGAAATGGTTGGCGTTTTGGCTGCCCAGTCCATTGGTGAGCCTGCCACTCAGATGACGCTGAACACTTTCCATTTCGCTGGTGTCTCTTCCAAGAACGTCACCCTGGGTGTGCCTCGTCTCAAGGAAATTCTCAACTTGGCCAAGAATATCAAGACTCCCAGTATGGCTGTGTATCTCAACACACCTCTTGCAAAGCAGGAGCAAGCCAAAAAGCTGCGAAGTATGGTTGAATACACCAACCTCCGCTCTGTCACTTCAGTTACTGAGATCTACTATGATCCCAACATTACTGAGACTAACATTCCCGAGGATTTGGATATGGTCGAGTCTTACTACATGATTCCTGACGAAAGCGTTGATCCCACTGCCAACCAGTCGCGATGGCTTCTGCGTATCACCCTCGATCgacagaagcttcttgataaGGAGATCAAGATTGACGACGTTGCCCAGCGCATCAAGGAGGAGTACCCTACTGATCTGGCTGTCATCTTCAGTGACAACAACGCCGATGAGCAAGTCATTCGTATCCGAACCATACACACCGGTGATAAGGATGACGATGGCGACGGTGGCCGAATGGAAGACGACGTCATGCTGAAGCGCTTGGAAGCCCATCTTTTGGATACGCTTACTCTCCGTGGTGTCCCTGGTATCGAGCGTGCTTTCTTGACAAAGGGAACCAGACTTACCGAAGACGTAGACGGAGCGTTGCTTGCCATCAAGGACGACCCTCGTTGCACGCAATGGTACTTGGATACCAGTGGTACTGCTCTCCGCGAAGTGTTGGCCGTCAATGGCGTTGACGCGACTCGAACATATACCAACGATCTTTACCAGATTGTTGAGGTGTTTGGTATCGAAGCTGCTCGTTCGGCTCTGGCAAAGGAGTTGACCAACGTGTTGGCTTTTGATGGTTCTTACGTCAACCATCGACACATCGCTCTTCTTGTGGACGTGATGACTTACAGAGGTATCATCTCTGCTGTCACACGTCACGGAATCAACCGAGCTGATACTGGTGCTCTGATGCGTTGTTCGTTCGAGGAAACCGTGGAAATTCTGCTTGAAGCTGCGGCGACAGGTGAATTGGATGATTGCCGTGGTATCTCAGAGAATGTCATGCTTGGACAGATGGCCCCAATGGGTACTGGTAACTTCGACGTTCTCTTGGATCCCAAGATGCTTGAGACTGTCATCTCGGACAACTCTCGCATGGGCTTGATGGCAGGCATGCCTACGAAGAGCGGAGATATCGAGGGAGCCGCTACTCCTTACGACACTGGTTCTCCCATGGCGGATTCAGGTTACCTTAGCATGAGCTCTCCTGCTGCCGGAAATTTCTCTCCTATCCAGGGAGCCGGATCGGATACGCCCGCTGGCTTCGATACCGTATATGGTGGCGGTAGCGTTGGCTTTGGCGGTACCGCTCCCATGAGCCCATACAACCGTGGAGCTGCCAGTCCCTTCAGCAGCACTTCGCCAACGTCACCATTCAGTTACTCGCCTACGTCGCCCAACATGGGATACTCGCCCACTTCACCTCTCATCGACGGTGGTGGCATTGGCCGATATGGACCGACATCACCGTCTTTCAGCCCGTCGTCGCCATCATTCTCGCCCACTTCGCCCATGTTGCGGCCTACCAGCCCAGCCAGCCCCAGCTACAGCCCGACATCGCCAAGCTACTCTCCCACTTCGCCGTCATCTCCTCGACACTACTCGCCTACGTCCCCGGCGCAGTTCAACTCTCCCACTTCTCCCAGCTACTCGCCAGCCAGTCCCAACTACAGCCCGACGTCGCCCAACGTGCATGGCGCTGGCCCAACCTCTCCATCTTACTCCCCGGCATCTCCCTCTTGGTCCCCGACATCTCCAGAAGCTTACTCGCCAACGAGTCCAACCTTCCAGAGAAGTCCTACGACCCAGCAGTCGCCTACCAGCCCAAGTTACTCGCCTACATCGCCTGCTTTCTCTCCCCGCACGCCGGGTCCGGGAACGTCTGGAAACCAATA CTCTCCTAACTCGCCCTCAAACGATTAA